In Paralcaligenes sp. KSB-10, the following are encoded in one genomic region:
- a CDS encoding CaiB/BaiF CoA-transferase family protein yields MSGPLEGVRVIDMTTVLMGPYASQILGDMGADVIKVESPHGDLVRDLGPMKHEHMGALYLHINRSKRSIVLDVKKPEGREALLRLVADADVLLYNIRPQSMERLGLGYDVVAGVNPRILYVGTFGFGQNGPYAAKPAFDDLIQGAIGLPTLIKQAGSDVPRYVPSNIVDRTVGLYAVSTLCSALYHREKTGRGQRIDIPMFETMVSHLLSDHISGETFDPPLGPAGYARLLSSERRPYRTRDGFVCAVIYNNKQWAAFYEAIGRSDEIENDPRFVDLDTRNRHIDQLQRMVAKIFTERTTSEWLHLLESVDIPCMPLHTLESIFDDPHLRAVDLFQWEEHPTEGRLRRVGVPTTWSDSQPEPGRPAPAHGQHSVEVLREAGYRDDEIAAMVERGITRDVAIDQKND; encoded by the coding sequence ATGAGCGGTCCGCTGGAGGGTGTTCGGGTTATTGACATGACGACCGTATTGATGGGGCCCTATGCGTCGCAGATACTGGGCGACATGGGGGCGGATGTCATCAAGGTGGAATCGCCGCACGGCGACCTGGTGCGTGACCTGGGGCCCATGAAGCACGAGCACATGGGGGCCTTGTACCTGCATATCAATCGCAGCAAGCGCTCGATCGTATTGGATGTCAAAAAGCCCGAAGGGCGCGAAGCCCTGCTGCGCCTGGTGGCCGATGCCGACGTCCTGCTTTACAACATCCGGCCTCAATCCATGGAGCGTCTCGGACTGGGTTACGACGTTGTAGCCGGAGTCAATCCGCGTATTCTGTATGTCGGTACATTCGGCTTTGGCCAGAATGGGCCCTATGCCGCCAAGCCGGCTTTCGATGATCTCATACAAGGCGCCATTGGCTTGCCTACGCTCATCAAGCAGGCCGGGTCCGATGTGCCGCGCTACGTGCCGTCCAATATTGTGGATCGCACTGTCGGCTTGTATGCCGTCTCGACGCTGTGTTCCGCCCTGTATCACAGGGAAAAGACCGGGCGCGGCCAGCGTATTGATATTCCTATGTTTGAAACCATGGTCAGCCATCTGTTGAGCGATCATATTTCCGGCGAGACGTTCGATCCACCCCTGGGCCCGGCTGGCTATGCGCGGCTGCTGTCATCCGAGCGGCGTCCGTACAGGACCCGCGACGGTTTTGTTTGCGCGGTCATCTATAACAACAAGCAGTGGGCCGCGTTCTATGAAGCGATTGGCCGCTCGGATGAAATCGAGAACGATCCGCGCTTTGTCGACCTGGATACCCGCAATCGCCACATCGATCAGTTGCAGCGGATGGTGGCAAAAATCTTCACTGAGCGTACCACCAGTGAATGGCTGCATTTGCTCGAGAGCGTGGATATTCCCTGCATGCCGCTGCACACGCTGGAGTCGATTTTCGATGATCCGCATTTGCGGGCCGTTGATTTGTTCCAGTGGGAGGAGCATCCGACAGAAGGACGTTTGCGCCGTGTGGGTGTGCCCACAACATGGTCGGATTCCCAGCCTGAGCCTGGCCGCCCGGCCCCTGCGCATGGCCAGCACAGCGTGGAAGTGCTGCGCGAGGCCGGCTATCGCGATGACGAAATCGCGGCCATGGTCGAGCGCGGCATTACACGTGATGTTGCCATCGATCAAAAGAATGACTGA
- a CDS encoding oxidative damage protection protein, with protein MARMVQCVKLKREAEGLDFPPYPGPLGTRIWQSISKEAWAQWIDIQTRLVNENRLNLADARARKYLAQQMESFLFEDGSVEAQGFVPPPA; from the coding sequence ATGGCTCGTATGGTTCAATGTGTAAAACTCAAGCGCGAAGCGGAAGGTTTGGACTTCCCCCCCTATCCAGGTCCGCTCGGAACGCGCATCTGGCAGAGCATCTCCAAAGAAGCCTGGGCTCAATGGATAGATATCCAGACCCGCCTGGTAAACGAAAACCGCCTTAACCTGGCCGATGCCCGTGCGCGCAAATACCTGGCGCAGCAAATGGAAAGCTTTCTGTTCGAAGACGGTTCCGTTGAAGCCCAGGGCTTCGTGCCCCCACCAGCCTGA
- the phoU gene encoding phosphate signaling complex protein PhoU, translated as MSEHTNKQFHSDLETTRSLFLQMGGVVEAMIQESMEVLANGDLGLVDRVREREKDVNRLEVEIDELIGLLIARNQPTAIDLRLLLSVSKMLTDMERCGDEAEKIAKVARRLHESESRYVPVIELRHMANYVTAMIRDALDSFAREDPVHAATVVRNDKEVDKEWKGSLRHIITYMIEDPRTISRSIDLIFIARSLERIGDHAKNMAERVIYMVRGDDVRHTGVKNTERTARGELPDEGNEV; from the coding sequence ATGTCCGAGCATACGAATAAACAGTTTCATTCCGACCTGGAGACTACGCGCTCCCTGTTTCTGCAAATGGGCGGTGTGGTCGAGGCCATGATCCAGGAGAGCATGGAGGTGCTGGCCAACGGCGATCTCGGTCTGGTTGATCGCGTGCGGGAACGCGAAAAGGATGTGAATCGGCTCGAGGTCGAGATCGATGAGCTTATCGGCCTGCTGATTGCGCGCAATCAGCCTACGGCGATTGATTTACGGCTTTTGCTGTCGGTTTCGAAAATGCTGACTGACATGGAGCGCTGCGGCGATGAGGCCGAAAAGATAGCCAAGGTGGCGCGCCGCCTGCACGAATCCGAAAGCCGCTATGTGCCGGTGATCGAACTGCGCCACATGGCGAATTATGTCACTGCCATGATTCGTGATGCGCTGGATTCGTTTGCGCGCGAAGACCCGGTACATGCGGCTACTGTGGTGCGCAACGACAAGGAAGTGGATAAGGAATGGAAGGGCTCCTTGCGCCACATTATTACGTACATGATTGAAGATCCGCGTACGATTTCGCGTTCGATCGATCTGATCTTTATTGCCCGTTCGCTCGAACGGATAGGCGATCATGCCAAAAACATGGCGGAGCGGGTCATCTACATGGTGCGCGGCGACGATGTGCGCCATACCGGGGTCAAGAATACCGAGCGCACGGCGCGCGGCGAGTTGCCTGATGAAGGCAACGAAGTCTGA